The genomic segment TGAATATGGAAGCCTCAGTGTAATAAGGCTCCGAATTTCTTGCGCCCTCAAAGAAGACACGACTCAGGTTGTGATGTCTGACAAAGTCTTTATATTGGCTTTCCATTTTCCCATGACCAACAATTCTTAATTTCCAATCGGATAAGCTGTTGTCGGCTTCAATCTCTTTCCATATTTTTAAAGCGATGGATACCCTTTTGGGTTCTTCCTCCAACCTGGATACGATGAGCACTTCTTTCTTTTTGTATCCGTAGTTTGCCATGTCATAAAAAGATTGGAATGAGAGGGCATTGTGAATTATTCTGATTTTGCTATCCTCTTTTAGGCGGGCATATTTTAGGAAGTCGTTTTTGAAGTGTCCGGATAAGAGGACTACTTTGTCTGAAAAAGTATATGACTCTTTATACAGGACAGGCAGCTTTATGATCTTTCTCATTTTTTGGTATGGGAATGATAAGCATTTTCTGAGGTTTTTCCATATGTGCTTCCCCTCTTTGAGCTCTTTCTTGGGGTTGTCCAGAGTTATAAAGTTGACCTCAGCGGCAGGTTTGGTGTGAAGTGCGAATATCAGTTTGCACTCTTTTCTTTGCGACTGGCTTAAGGCTGTCTTCAGATGTTTGGTTAGTTTATGTTCTCCCTGGTTGATAATGACATCAATTTTGTTTTGTTCTATGAACTGAATTAACCGAGTGAGCTTATTGTAAGATGTGATCTTGATTGTATCGACGAATTGTTGTTTCTCAAATGAACTGTCAATGTCGTATTTATAAGCTGAATAACAATTTGCGTTATAAAATGTGGTTAATGCAGTTGCTATATTTGCTGTTATTCTTTCAACTCCCCCATATTGTGGAGCTACTTCATTGACTGTGTAAAATAAAATATTCATTACGTTCGTTATTTTGAATATGATTTCTGTATTTCGTGGACCACCTTCATTTGTTTGGAGTGAAACTTCCGGGCGAAAATCTTGTTGGAGTCGGCAAGTCTTTTATAATCGGCATTCTGCCATACGTAGGGATTTCCATGTTCCCAGTCAATGTCACGCATGCAGCCTGTGCTGGCATCATGTATGCAGTACATCTTTTCTCGGAAAGGAGAGTTCCACAGGAGGGTTTGAATAAATATTTCGTCCGGGCAAAGCGTGTATCTCATCCGCTTCAATATAATGTCCTTGTACTGCAGCAGATAGCTGACGGCATTTTCAGTGACACTCACCCATTGTCCTCCTTTTTTAAACTCAAATGTTGTCTTTCTGCGGTAGTTGCTTATTTTATGAAGGGCTAAAACTGTGTTCCGGAGAAATGCGGTGATTCCATGCAGCATGTTTCCTTTGTCTTTCAGTCTTTGTGTGAAAAAATAATATCGGGATACTTTGCGTTCCAAATCCCGTTGGTGGGCTGCATCTTGCCAGAAGCCGACGAACTCCTTTCCTGAATTTTTATGAAAGAATTCATGAATGTAGTCTTGGCTCTTGATAGGAAGGTCTGCTCCTGACAGTAAGTGATAATAGGCATAAGGTCCGTTTTTCAGAGCAGTCTCGAACAGGAGATATTCCACCTTTACTAAGCTGATGTCTCCCCAATACACTTTCATGTTTTTTCAATGAGATAGAAACCGGCTTTCTTTATCTTGAATCCTTTAATTTTTTGATATAGGCCCACTGCTCGTTTGTCGATATGCAGATAGATGTCATTGCGTTCGTCGTCTAACATAGAAAGCAATACTTCGAGTATCGGATATTCGTTGTGGGCGATAATCAGAAAGGCATGTTTCATCATTGGTGTATGTTTAGTTCTTTAAAGACATCCGGAATGGTTGTGTCCGGAATAATAAACTGCTTCTCACACAATGCTTTATAAAAGGATGTCCCGATAACCCGGTCATACTCCGCTTCGAGTTTCCCTTCTTTGTATAATTTGTAGAAGTATCTCCAATGGCGACCTCCATGTCTGCCTTTATGCTGCTCCAGCTGCCTGCCTCCATTTATCATCTTTTCCAGGAATTGTTGTTTCCCGCGTATGTTGTAATGATATATGCGTATGCCACTGTCTGTGGATAGTTGGGGAAGCATGGTCACTTTATGGTTTCCCATAGAGATTTGCAGATAGCCGGCGCTTCGATGGATGACTTTTTTGTTCTGCCGTTCGAATATGGAATAGGTAGACAAATCGTAGCGTTCCGGTTCACTGACAGGTTTCACAACTTTATCCCACTGCCAGAAAGGTCGGTTCTCTTCCGGATAAACGCTTCTCATTTCGCAATTCAATACGTTGGCATGGGTGGCCGACAGGTCTGTTTTGAGATTGCCGGAGGGAGAGTACCACAACTCATCGGCATCGGCATTGATGATCCAGTCGGCTTTGTAGATGGTTTTGGCTTTCCATATCATCCGGTCTACCCATTCTTTTTGTTCATAGTCGGTTGCTTTCTCCTCAATGACTTCCTTTATCCATCCTTTCTGTTTATATTTTCGGATAATCTCGGGAGTAGAGTCGGTGGAATTATTGTCTGTAATGATAAAGCTGTCCACACCCATTGCTTTGTGGAACAATAGGTTTTCCTCCAGCATGCTTTCTTCGTTTTTCACCAATAGGGTCATTATTAATTGTGAAGGAGGGGCTTTGCGGAATGTTTTGAAACATTCCACAAGGGCTAAACTTATTTTCTTTATAAGGTAAGTATTTATCATCGCGATGTATGTAATCAGTTAACGGGTACTTTTATCCAACCGTCAGGATAGATGTTGGGCGTATCACAATGTTGAAACCAACGTTCGGGCATAATTACCGTCTTATTCTCTCTGGGGTTCAACCATGCCCCCCACCAGCTAAACGTACTGTTGCAAATGATGTGGTGGCGGCAATGGCTCATCAGCATCATGTCCTGCCAGCTTTCTGCACCTTTATTCCAATCAATGAAGACGGCCTGTGGCAACGGTAGGTTTTCCTTTACCCAGGCTATGTCATCCGAAAAAACATAATAGGAAGGCTGCTCTATCCGTTTGTTCATTTCGGTAATAGCATTGAGGTAATAGGGCAGTTGGCACACACTGCCTGTTGTTTTCCAATGTTTGGGTTCTAAATAATCTCCCCGGCGGATATGTAGTGAAACGGCATGCTCGTTATGCTTTATTTGCGTTAGCATTGCTTGGGTCTTCTCATTGAACAGGTCTGAGTTGAATGTAAAGGCTATACGTATGTCATTTTCCATATCGGCAAAGAACCTTTCCGACTGATAGAATCCTTTAAAGTATAGCAAAGGCCATAAGTATTTTTTATCGAATGGGAGGAGACTTGATGGGTCTTGTTTGCGTTCATAGATTTTCTTGAAGAAAAGAAATTCTATAACCTTTTTCAAAGGTTGGTTGATACAGAATTCTGTTTTGGGAAGATTGAACACGCGGTGCATTTCATAACCATGGTGGACGTTGTAATGCATCATGTCGGACAAATCGATCCGAGTATTTGTATGACGTTTTTTCATTCGTAGATAGAAAGCGTAGATAAACATTTGGTTGCCCAGGCCGCCTGTCATTTTAATCAGTCTCATATGTCTGTTTTTAAGGAATAGTGTTTTTTAAACGTTCGTTTAAAAAACACCTCTCAGAACTTTTTCACAGGAAGATCGTTTGTCTATATTTATGACTATTCAAAAAAATGATATTATCAGGTTAATACGTTTTTGGCGATGAATATGAAAAAAACGAGTAACAATATTTTTTAGATAAGAAATTACTCCTATCTTTGTGTTTTTTAAACGAACGTTTAAAAAACACTATTTATTGCCTATAAAACAATATTAAATGAGTGATAGTCTGTTGTATAAGCTTCGTAGCGGTAAACCATCAAAGGCATTCTTTTTCCTAAAGGGGTATCTGAAGCGGTGTATACCCGATTGTTTTTTCAGTATGCGGAGAAAGAGCTGTTTGGAGCAAGTAGAAATGCGGTCTGACAAAGATTACATTCATGAACGGGTGAACTATTACAACAAGTTGCAACATCCGGTAGTATTGCCGGAACAGGTTTTGCATGAGCATAAGCATAGCTATTATGTATATTTGGATAAGATAAGAAACTTTCGCCCTTCTACTTTTCACAAAGCATATTATTTTGATTTGAAGGATGTAACCTGTTGGTTTAATCAGAATTTACGTATAAGTTATATTCCGGGAGACGTATATTTTACCCCCCAATACCCTTCAATAGTAAAAAGTCGTTTGTTGAAGGAGGATAATGCCTATTCCGTAGTGTTGAAGTTGGATAAATTACGGCATTTTATATTTCTAAACGATCCTGTTCCTTTTTCACAAAAACGTGACCAAGCTATATTTCGCGGCAAGATTCGGTTGAGCCGTATTCGTGAGAAATTTCTTCATATGTACTTCGGATCTTCTCTTTGCGATTGTGGTGTAGTGGGTAGGAATGAAGGTTATCCCGACGCTTGGATGACTCCAAAAAAAACAATTCGTGAGCATCTTGACTACAAGTTTATTATGGCACTTGAGGGTAATGATGTCGCTTCTAATTTAAAGTGGGTAATGTCATCCAACTCTATTGCTGTAATGACTCGTCCCACCTGTGAGACTTGGTTTATGGAAGGGAAATTAATACCTGATTATCATTATATAGAGATTAAGGACGATCTTTCCAACTTAGAAGAAAAACTGACTTATTATATTAATCATCCGGCAGAAGCAGAACTGATTATCCGGCATGCTCATGAATATGTAGCACAATTTTTCGATACTGAACGCGAGCGTCTGATTTCATTGCTGGTGATGGATAAATATTTTCAGATGACAGGTCAAAAACAATAATAAATCAAATCTTTATGATTCATATAGCTTGTAATATAGATGCTAACTTTATGCAGCATTGTGCTGTTACATTAGTTTCTTTGTTTGAGAATAATAAAAGTGCTGATATCTGTGTACACATTGTAGCCCCATCTCTTTCCGAGGAAAATCAACAGATTTTGCGGAACTTAGTGGCTTCTTACGGAAATGACATCCGTTTCTATTTCCCTCCTGAAGATTTATTGAGTTGCTTTGCTATAAAGAAATTCGGCAAACGTATTTCTATGGCAACTTACTATCGTTGTATGTTTTCGGCCATTCTGCCTGATGATGTGGAAAAGGTTCTCTATTTGGATTGTGATATTGTGGTTTTGGGGGATATTTCGGAATTTTGGAATACAGATTTGTCCGGCTGTGGTGCAGCTTGTATTGAAGATATTGGTAAGGACGAAGACGAACGTTATGAACGGCTTCATTACGACCGATCGTATTCTTATTTTAATGCCGGTGTGCTCCTTATCAACTTAGATTATTGGCGGGAACATAAGGTGGACAAACAGTGTGTTGAATATTTTCAGACATATCCGGAACGTATTCTTTTCAATGATCAGGATTTGTTGAATGTCGTTTTGCATAAAGATAAAGTATTTGTTCCTTTGAAGTGGAATATGCAAGATGGGTTCTATCGTTATGGTATAGACAAAAAAGTAGCTGATTGGAACAACTTTAGAGAGGAACTGTTGCATCCGGTGATTTTGCACTATACTAATAAGAAACCTTGGAATTATGATAGTATGCATCCGCTGCGAAGTGAATATTATAAATATTTGGATATGACACCATGGCAAGGGCAGCGG from the Bacteroides eggerthii genome contains:
- a CDS encoding glycosyltransferase, with product MNILFYTVNEVAPQYGGVERITANIATALTTFYNANCYSAYKYDIDSSFEKQQFVDTIKITSYNKLTRLIQFIEQNKIDVIINQGEHKLTKHLKTALSQSQRKECKLIFALHTKPAAEVNFITLDNPKKELKEGKHIWKNLRKCLSFPYQKMRKIIKLPVLYKESYTFSDKVVLLSGHFKNDFLKYARLKEDSKIRIIHNALSFQSFYDMANYGYKKKEVLIVSRLEEEPKRVSIALKIWKEIEADNSLSDWKLRIVGHGKMESQYKDFVRHHNLSRVFFEGARNSEPYYTEASIFMMTSSFEGWPLTLIEAQQCGCVPLAFDSFASLKDIITSEDNGFIIPNNDIPAYIQQIKRLMTDDKLRKSMAANAIESSKRFTIDTIIKEWINLMEE
- a CDS encoding glycosyltransferase family 2 protein, with protein sequence MINTYLIKKISLALVECFKTFRKAPPSQLIMTLLVKNEESMLEENLLFHKAMGVDSFIITDNNSTDSTPEIIRKYKQKGWIKEVIEEKATDYEQKEWVDRMIWKAKTIYKADWIINADADELWYSPSGNLKTDLSATHANVLNCEMRSVYPEENRPFWQWDKVVKPVSEPERYDLSTYSIFERQNKKVIHRSAGYLQISMGNHKVTMLPQLSTDSGIRIYHYNIRGKQQFLEKMINGGRQLEQHKGRHGGRHWRYFYKLYKEGKLEAEYDRVIGTSFYKALCEKQFIIPDTTIPDVFKELNIHQ
- a CDS encoding alpha-1,2-fucosyltransferase, producing the protein MRLIKMTGGLGNQMFIYAFYLRMKKRHTNTRIDLSDMMHYNVHHGYEMHRVFNLPKTEFCINQPLKKVIEFLFFKKIYERKQDPSSLLPFDKKYLWPLLYFKGFYQSERFFADMENDIRIAFTFNSDLFNEKTQAMLTQIKHNEHAVSLHIRRGDYLEPKHWKTTGSVCQLPYYLNAITEMNKRIEQPSYYVFSDDIAWVKENLPLPQAVFIDWNKGAESWQDMMLMSHCRHHIICNSTFSWWGAWLNPRENKTVIMPERWFQHCDTPNIYPDGWIKVPVN
- a CDS encoding glycosyl transferase family 90 → MSDSLLYKLRSGKPSKAFFFLKGYLKRCIPDCFFSMRRKSCLEQVEMRSDKDYIHERVNYYNKLQHPVVLPEQVLHEHKHSYYVYLDKIRNFRPSTFHKAYYFDLKDVTCWFNQNLRISYIPGDVYFTPQYPSIVKSRLLKEDNAYSVVLKLDKLRHFIFLNDPVPFSQKRDQAIFRGKIRLSRIREKFLHMYFGSSLCDCGVVGRNEGYPDAWMTPKKTIREHLDYKFIMALEGNDVASNLKWVMSSNSIAVMTRPTCETWFMEGKLIPDYHYIEIKDDLSNLEEKLTYYINHPAEAELIIRHAHEYVAQFFDTERERLISLLVMDKYFQMTGQKQ
- a CDS encoding glycosyltransferase family 8 protein, translating into MIHIACNIDANFMQHCAVTLVSLFENNKSADICVHIVAPSLSEENQQILRNLVASYGNDIRFYFPPEDLLSCFAIKKFGKRISMATYYRCMFSAILPDDVEKVLYLDCDIVVLGDISEFWNTDLSGCGAACIEDIGKDEDERYERLHYDRSYSYFNAGVLLINLDYWREHKVDKQCVEYFQTYPERILFNDQDLLNVVLHKDKVFVPLKWNMQDGFYRYGIDKKVADWNNFREELLHPVILHYTNKKPWNYDSMHPLRSEYYKYLDMTPWQGQRPLSSLKKRVQWCMKRLPYAFRFRKPKYMLLTDER